A genome region from Marispirochaeta aestuarii includes the following:
- the bcp gene encoding thioredoxin-dependent thiol peroxidase: MVEEGTIMEDFSLQDSEGKDVSLSDFSGKKVVVYFYPKDNTPGCTREACSFRDNYDAILDRGAVVLGISTDSVKSHGNFKKKYDLPFILLSDPDKTVLKRFGAWGEKKMYGKSYEGILRSTFILDENRKVLKVFPKVSPADHGTEILEYL, from the coding sequence ATGGTCGAAGAAGGCACGATAATGGAGGATTTCAGCCTGCAGGACAGCGAAGGCAAGGATGTATCCCTCTCTGATTTTTCCGGTAAAAAAGTTGTGGTTTATTTTTATCCGAAGGACAACACCCCGGGCTGCACCAGGGAGGCCTGCAGTTTCCGGGACAACTACGACGCCATCCTTGACAGGGGGGCGGTGGTTCTGGGGATCAGCACAGATTCGGTAAAGTCCCATGGAAACTTTAAAAAGAAGTACGATCTTCCTTTCATTCTTCTCAGCGATCCTGATAAAACGGTTCTGAAGCGTTTCGGCGCCTGGGGAGAGAAAAAGATGTACGGAAAGAGCTACGAGGGTATACTCCGGTCGACCTTCATTCTCGATGAGAACCGGAAAGTCCTGAAGGTCTTTCCGAAGGTCAGTCCTGCAGATCACGGCACCGAGATTCTCGAGTACCTGTAG
- a CDS encoding MFS transporter, with protein sequence MKNSGMPAGQDSRKGIISWSLYDWGNSAFATTVMGGFFPLFFKAYWSDPANPQASTFYLGSSVSIASIIVALSAPILGAIADKGSLKKRMLFAFAYLGILSTGALWFVRQGNWQLAAVLYILGTVGFSGGNIFYDALLVSVASRKKVDYVSSLGFALGYIGGGLLFLVNVIMFQRPELFGIPDGNTAIRLAFLSVALWWALFSLPLFLFVPEPRTGKREGFSSAVVRGWRQIRETINHIRHLKVVGLFLLAYWFYIDGVDTIIRMSVDYGSSLGFSGGALITALLMVQFIAFPGALLYNLFARKVGIKRAIITAIFAYCMIAVLGYFMKTEAHFFMLAALVGLFQGGIQALSRSFYSRIIPEKRAGEFYGFFNMLGKFAAVLGPFMMGSVTILTGSNRLGILSIILLFLAGGILFARVDQQEGERMAEEYLE encoded by the coding sequence TTGAAAAATTCCGGTATGCCCGCCGGGCAGGACAGCCGTAAAGGCATTATAAGCTGGTCCCTCTATGATTGGGGAAACAGCGCCTTTGCAACCACGGTTATGGGAGGATTCTTTCCTCTCTTTTTCAAGGCTTACTGGTCGGACCCCGCGAATCCCCAGGCCAGCACCTTTTATCTCGGCTCATCGGTGTCAATCGCATCCATTATTGTGGCCCTCTCGGCTCCGATCCTCGGAGCCATAGCTGACAAAGGTTCCCTGAAAAAACGTATGCTCTTTGCTTTTGCGTATCTCGGTATTCTGTCCACCGGAGCCCTCTGGTTTGTCAGGCAGGGCAACTGGCAGCTTGCCGCTGTTCTTTATATTCTGGGTACCGTAGGATTTTCCGGGGGTAATATTTTTTACGATGCTCTCCTTGTAAGCGTGGCATCCCGCAAAAAGGTGGATTACGTATCCTCCCTGGGATTTGCCCTGGGTTACATCGGAGGCGGGCTGCTTTTTCTCGTAAATGTAATCATGTTCCAGAGACCCGAGCTCTTCGGTATTCCCGATGGGAACACCGCCATACGCCTCGCCTTTCTCTCCGTTGCCCTCTGGTGGGCACTCTTTTCCCTTCCGCTTTTTCTATTTGTTCCCGAGCCTCGTACCGGAAAACGGGAGGGTTTTTCATCCGCTGTGGTCAGAGGCTGGAGGCAGATCAGGGAGACTATCAACCACATACGCCACCTGAAGGTGGTGGGACTGTTCCTGCTGGCCTACTGGTTCTATATAGACGGAGTGGACACAATAATCCGCATGTCCGTGGATTACGGGAGCTCCCTGGGCTTCAGCGGCGGGGCATTGATAACCGCCCTCCTTATGGTCCAGTTTATCGCCTTTCCCGGGGCCCTGCTCTACAATCTTTTTGCCCGCAAGGTGGGAATAAAACGGGCCATAATAACAGCCATCTTTGCCTACTGCATGATCGCGGTGCTCGGATATTTCATGAAGACGGAGGCCCACTTCTTCATGCTGGCCGCTCTGGTGGGACTTTTTCAGGGCGGTATTCAGGCCCTGAGCAGAAGCTTCTACTCCCGCATTATTCCGGAAAAAAGGGCCGGAGAGTTCTACGGTTTCTTTAACATGCTTGGAAAATTTGCCGCCGTCCTGGGCCCCTTCATGATGGGAAGCGTTACCATCCTTACCGGGAGCAACCGTCTGGGGATTCTTTCCATCATTCTTCTCTTTCTGGCCGGGGGCATCCTCTTTGCCCGGGTCGACCAGCAGGAGGGAGAACGCATGGCCGAGGAGTACCTGGAATAG
- a CDS encoding DHH family phosphoesterase gives MINPSDNKGYVPPGEILDFFRSHRNFLILGHTEPDGDCLGSQLALAEFLISRGWSAQLYSPGPFSRPEIEDLAPRFQKRIPDPEKNNPRGDTAVVVLDCSTPDRLGDLKDDIEGLPLCVIDHHASGTLFGDLRWVDSSCPAVTLMIQGLIESFETPIESGAAGQLFFGLATDTGFFRHLSENGAPAFRSASRLIEAGASPKKTFARMYGNRPFSSRVLLGRMLERARPLSEGRLIYTWESLKDLEELGPAARDSDMLYQLLLGTRGCEAAAVIREEGPGRCSAGLRSLYDLDVGAIASGFGGGGHQKAAGFSFTGKREELELRLLPLLDKAMKSSG, from the coding sequence ATGATCAACCCTTCAGATAATAAAGGCTATGTACCCCCAGGAGAGATTCTCGATTTTTTCCGCAGCCACCGGAATTTCCTGATCCTGGGACATACCGAACCCGACGGAGACTGCCTCGGCTCTCAGCTGGCCCTGGCGGAATTTCTTATTTCCAGGGGCTGGTCCGCTCAGCTCTACTCCCCGGGACCTTTTTCCAGGCCTGAGATTGAAGACCTGGCTCCGCGCTTCCAGAAACGAATACCGGATCCTGAGAAAAACAATCCCCGGGGAGATACTGCAGTTGTTGTTCTGGACTGCTCGACCCCGGACAGACTTGGGGATCTGAAAGATGACATAGAAGGCCTGCCGCTTTGCGTTATCGATCATCATGCCTCGGGGACTCTCTTCGGCGATCTCCGATGGGTGGATTCCTCGTGCCCCGCCGTCACCCTGATGATTCAGGGACTGATAGAAAGCTTTGAAACACCCATCGAGTCCGGTGCCGCAGGACAGCTCTTTTTCGGTCTTGCAACGGATACCGGGTTTTTCCGCCACCTCAGCGAAAACGGCGCACCCGCCTTCAGGAGCGCATCAAGACTCATTGAAGCGGGGGCTTCTCCAAAAAAGACCTTCGCAAGAATGTACGGTAACCGTCCATTCTCATCCAGAGTACTCCTGGGAAGGATGCTTGAACGGGCCCGTCCGCTGTCGGAAGGAAGGCTTATCTATACCTGGGAATCCCTGAAGGATCTGGAGGAACTGGGTCCGGCAGCCAGGGATTCCGATATGCTGTATCAGCTCCTTCTTGGCACCAGAGGCTGCGAAGCGGCAGCTGTAATACGTGAAGAAGGGCCGGGCCGCTGCAGTGCGGGGCTCAGGTCGCTTTACGATCTCGATGTCGGGGCAATTGCCTCCGGTTTCGGCGGCGGGGGGCATCAGAAAGCAGCAGGCTTCAGCTTTACCGGGAAACGGGAAGAGCTTGAACTCAGACTTCTTCCACTTCTGGATAAGGCGATGAAATCCTCCGGCTGA
- the leuC gene encoding 3-isopropylmalate dehydratase large subunit, with protein sequence MAKTLLDKVWEHHLVRTLPSGQDQLLIGLHLIHEVTSPQAFDMLRTMGLGVKFPGRTFATVDHIVPTRDQQRPFQDELAEKMMAELEKNTDEFGITFFNLKSGRQGIVHIVGPEMGLTQPGMTIACGDSHTSTHGAFGSIAFGIGTSQIRDILASGTMAISKPKIRRIRIDGKLGPGVYAKDIILRIIRDLGVKGGLGYAYEYAGEAIEALSMEERMTICNMSIEGGARFGYVNPDATTFDYIKGRPYAPKDFSEAVQRWQSYASDADATYDDEYLIDGGSIAPMVTWGINPGQALEVDRPLPDPDGMSRDEREVAARAYEHMGFRPGNAIKGTPIDVAFLGSCTNGRISDLREAAAIVKGRRIASKVRGMVVPGSMSIARQAEAEGLDRIFTQAGFEWRGAGCSMCLAMNPDKLRGPEISASSSNRNFIGRQGSPSGRTLLMSPAMVAAAALAGQVVDIRESL encoded by the coding sequence ATGGCAAAAACCCTGCTGGACAAGGTCTGGGAACATCATCTTGTACGTACCCTGCCTTCAGGACAGGATCAGCTGCTGATCGGGCTGCACCTTATTCACGAGGTAACATCTCCCCAGGCCTTCGACATGCTTCGGACCATGGGGCTGGGTGTCAAGTTTCCCGGAAGAACCTTTGCAACCGTCGATCATATTGTACCGACCAGGGACCAGCAGCGCCCCTTCCAGGATGAACTGGCCGAGAAGATGATGGCCGAGCTGGAAAAGAACACAGATGAGTTCGGTATCACCTTTTTCAACCTCAAATCCGGCCGCCAGGGAATCGTTCACATTGTCGGGCCCGAAATGGGACTGACCCAGCCGGGGATGACCATCGCCTGCGGTGATTCCCATACCTCCACCCACGGGGCCTTCGGTTCCATCGCCTTCGGAATCGGCACATCCCAGATCCGGGACATCCTTGCCTCAGGAACCATGGCCATATCGAAGCCCAAGATCCGTCGAATCAGGATCGACGGAAAACTCGGTCCGGGAGTCTATGCCAAGGATATAATCCTCCGCATTATCCGTGACCTGGGCGTCAAGGGAGGTCTGGGCTACGCCTACGAGTATGCCGGCGAGGCCATCGAAGCCCTCAGCATGGAAGAGCGGATGACAATCTGCAACATGAGCATAGAAGGCGGAGCACGCTTCGGTTACGTGAATCCCGACGCCACTACCTTCGATTATATAAAGGGACGTCCCTACGCCCCCAAAGATTTCTCCGAAGCTGTACAACGCTGGCAGAGCTACGCCTCGGATGCCGATGCCACCTATGACGATGAGTACCTGATAGACGGCGGAAGCATTGCGCCCATGGTGACCTGGGGAATAAACCCCGGGCAGGCCCTCGAAGTTGACCGCCCCCTTCCCGATCCCGATGGGATGAGCCGGGATGAGCGGGAGGTCGCCGCACGGGCCTATGAGCATATGGGGTTTCGTCCCGGAAACGCCATAAAGGGTACCCCCATAGATGTGGCATTTCTCGGCTCCTGCACCAACGGCCGAATAAGCGACCTGCGGGAGGCCGCGGCCATTGTCAAGGGCAGGAGGATTGCATCAAAGGTGCGGGGCATGGTTGTCCCGGGTTCCATGAGCATCGCCCGACAGGCTGAAGCCGAGGGTCTGGACAGGATTTTTACCCAGGCTGGATTCGAGTGGCGGGGAGCCGGCTGTTCGATGTGTCTTGCCATGAATCCTGACAAACTCCGGGGTCCGGAGATTTCCGCCAGCTCTTCGAACCGCAATTTCATCGGCCGCCAGGGATCTCCCAGCGGGCGCACCCTGCTGATGAGCCCGGCAATGGTAGCCGCCGCAGCCCTGGCCGGGCAGGTGGTAGATATCCGTGAGAGTCTTTAA
- the leuD gene encoding 3-isopropylmalate dehydratase small subunit, with the protein MKKITSISGKALPIQGNDIDTDRVIPARYMKSVTFSGLGAYAFYDERYDEEGKPKDHPMNSPRYTGASIMVVNKNFGCGSSREHAPQALRDFGIGALVGESFAEIFAGNCSALGMPTVTVSEEAALQLQKLVAADPGIEIQIDLENMTIRAGDYQVEASMPETYRRAMLDGSWDSTSLLLQAKDEIEKVEGSLHYSFT; encoded by the coding sequence ATGAAGAAGATTACATCCATTTCCGGCAAAGCCCTGCCGATCCAGGGCAACGATATAGATACGGACCGTGTTATTCCGGCACGCTACATGAAGAGTGTGACCTTCTCGGGCCTGGGGGCCTACGCCTTCTACGACGAACGCTACGACGAAGAGGGAAAACCGAAGGATCATCCCATGAACAGCCCCCGCTACACGGGTGCATCAATCATGGTGGTAAACAAAAACTTCGGCTGCGGATCTTCCCGGGAACACGCCCCCCAGGCCCTGAGGGATTTCGGTATCGGCGCTCTTGTGGGGGAATCCTTTGCAGAGATATTTGCCGGAAACTGCAGCGCCCTGGGAATGCCGACAGTCACGGTATCCGAAGAGGCTGCGCTTCAGCTTCAAAAACTGGTGGCCGCAGATCCGGGAATCGAAATACAGATCGACCTCGAAAACATGACAATCAGAGCAGGGGACTATCAGGTCGAAGCCTCAATGCCGGAAACCTATCGCAGGGCGATGCTGGACGGAAGCTGGGATTCGACCTCGCTGCTTCTTCAGGCAAAGGACGAGATTGAGAAGGTGGAAGGCTCCCTGCACTACTCCTTCACCTAG
- a CDS encoding pyridoxal phosphate-dependent aminotransferase — protein MAISRKILSTMEKSSWIRRMFEAGAKLKAEHGNDNVFDFSLGNPNLEPPREFQEALSRQAAETSSGLHSYMPNAGYPAVREKVAAYISGEYGIPLDAGNVIMTVGAGGALNVALKSLINHGDYILCPSPYFMEYQFYCDNHGGILNTVPTGPDFLPNIERLAEEIGPRTAALIINFPNNPTGTVYTQEYLDRLGEMLTARSREINRTIYLISDEPYRKIVYGEVEPGSVFKAYPHSLIATSYSKDLSIPGERIGWLAIHPEAEDMKNLVNAAILCNRILGYVNAPAFMQRIVGELQGVSADIEVYRRKRDMICDVLADAGYEFTRPAGTFYLFPKAPGGDDLRLVQALQQERILTVPGRGFGREGFFRIAFCVDDATIEGSAEGFKKVLRQFK, from the coding sequence ATGGCGATTTCCCGCAAGATCCTGTCCACAATGGAGAAATCATCCTGGATTCGACGCATGTTCGAAGCCGGGGCAAAATTGAAAGCAGAACATGGTAATGACAATGTCTTTGATTTCAGTCTCGGCAATCCCAATCTTGAGCCGCCACGGGAATTTCAGGAAGCCCTGTCTCGTCAGGCAGCGGAAACCTCCTCAGGACTCCACTCCTATATGCCCAATGCGGGATACCCTGCTGTACGGGAGAAGGTTGCGGCTTATATAAGCGGTGAATACGGAATTCCCCTGGATGCAGGTAACGTGATCATGACCGTGGGAGCCGGCGGAGCCCTGAATGTCGCCCTCAAATCCCTTATAAACCATGGGGATTACATTCTCTGCCCCAGCCCCTACTTTATGGAGTACCAGTTTTACTGCGACAACCATGGGGGAATCCTCAATACCGTCCCCACGGGTCCCGATTTTCTACCCAACATCGAACGTCTGGCCGAAGAGATCGGTCCCCGAACTGCGGCACTTATCATAAATTTTCCCAATAACCCCACCGGTACGGTCTATACCCAGGAGTATCTGGACCGCCTGGGCGAAATGCTTACCGCCAGGAGCCGGGAGATAAACAGGACCATCTATCTTATATCCGATGAACCCTACCGCAAGATTGTCTACGGGGAGGTCGAACCCGGCAGCGTTTTCAAGGCCTATCCCCACAGCCTGATAGCGACATCCTACTCCAAGGACCTTTCGATACCCGGGGAACGTATCGGCTGGCTTGCTATACATCCTGAAGCCGAGGATATGAAAAACCTGGTAAATGCGGCAATCCTCTGCAACAGGATACTGGGCTACGTCAATGCCCCGGCCTTTATGCAGCGTATCGTGGGAGAACTCCAGGGGGTCAGTGCCGACATAGAGGTATACCGACGAAAACGCGACATGATCTGCGATGTTCTCGCAGATGCGGGTTACGAGTTCACCAGACCCGCCGGGACCTTTTACCTCTTTCCCAAGGCACCGGGAGGCGATGATCTAAGGCTTGTCCAGGCACTGCAGCAGGAACGCATTCTTACCGTACCGGGCCGCGGTTTCGGACGGGAAGGTTTCTTCCGCATCGCCTTCTGCGTCGATGATGCCACGATAGAAGGTTCGGCGGAGGGGTTCAAAAAGGTGCTTCGCCAGTTTAAGTAA
- a CDS encoding M24 family metallopeptidase gives MTDNLAGMREAVGAEDVDGWLFYGFQHRDPLAEDLLGLPKDAVNTRRWFYILFSDPERCIKITHAVEKNYLSGLPGTEHVYTSLSELKSLLKKYDGLYLAAQFSPELSIFSFLDHGTALLLKEAGISISSSGTLIQKVKGLLKDADIASHERSAAHLYKIVSVCRERLSTALAGGNRCSEGDIQSWILEEFNKRGLVYNHPPIVAAGKNSRDPHYMPQNGGAGIEKDMPVQLDLWAKEKTPGAVYADISWVLFTGKEVPEGISSAFSAIKNARDGVVDFLKNELPRRRVSGAEADETARKILIESGFQRGIRHRTGHGIDTEPHGYGVNLDSVEFPDTRPFMEGSCFSVEPGLYLEEFGLRTEINVYIKNGVPVISGGPVQQNLTVLF, from the coding sequence TTGACTGACAACCTGGCAGGAATGCGCGAAGCCGTCGGCGCGGAGGATGTTGACGGCTGGCTGTTTTACGGTTTCCAGCACCGCGACCCCCTGGCGGAGGACCTTCTCGGACTCCCGAAGGATGCGGTCAACACGCGGCGCTGGTTTTATATTCTTTTTTCCGACCCTGAGCGATGCATAAAAATCACCCATGCCGTGGAGAAAAACTACCTTTCAGGCCTTCCCGGCACTGAGCACGTCTATACTTCCCTTTCCGAACTGAAGAGTCTCCTGAAGAAGTACGATGGCCTCTACCTGGCAGCCCAGTTCTCTCCGGAGCTGTCCATTTTCTCCTTTCTTGATCATGGAACGGCCCTGCTCCTGAAGGAGGCCGGTATAAGCATCTCCTCGTCGGGAACCCTCATTCAGAAGGTCAAAGGGCTCCTGAAGGACGCTGACATAGCCTCCCACGAGCGGAGTGCAGCTCATCTGTACAAAATTGTATCCGTCTGCCGGGAACGTCTTTCCACCGCCCTCGCCGGCGGAAACAGGTGCAGCGAAGGGGATATTCAGAGCTGGATTCTGGAGGAGTTCAATAAGCGGGGACTCGTATACAACCATCCGCCTATTGTAGCCGCCGGGAAAAACTCCAGGGACCCCCATTACATGCCGCAAAACGGCGGGGCCGGAATAGAAAAGGATATGCCTGTTCAGCTGGACCTCTGGGCTAAGGAGAAGACCCCCGGCGCCGTGTACGCGGACATCTCCTGGGTACTATTTACCGGGAAGGAAGTTCCTGAAGGAATATCTTCCGCTTTTTCCGCAATAAAAAACGCCAGGGACGGAGTTGTCGATTTTCTTAAGAATGAGCTTCCCCGCCGCAGGGTTTCCGGCGCGGAGGCGGACGAGACCGCGCGAAAGATTCTTATAGAATCGGGTTTCCAGAGGGGCATACGTCATCGTACCGGACATGGAATAGACACCGAGCCCCACGGATACGGCGTCAACCTTGACAGCGTCGAGTTCCCCGATACACGGCCCTTTATGGAAGGATCCTGCTTCTCCGTGGAGCCTGGATTATACCTGGAGGAGTTCGGGCTGCGGACCGAGATAAACGTATACATAAAAAACGGGGTTCCCGTAATATCCGGCGGTCCGGTTCAGCAGAACCTAACGGTTCTATTTTAA
- a CDS encoding iron-containing alcohol dehydrogenase: MSYYQRYLEVHPLDVCPEILISSDAVLHLQRKLSESAGPSLILLDPDTEKAVSAYLNPGDLETRGDPLYRLPANPLPSLELVKEIAREAEERKVKRIVGIGSGVISDCAKQAAFEAGIDNWCLMTAASVDAFTSGTAAIRVEGYHESLPTRPTEAVFCDLRILAEAPRRLTLSGLGDMAGKFIAVPDWRMSSMVTGEFFNEDAANFASGSASLALRDIDSILSGSERGCTNAADALLTSGLIMQSLKSSRPASSTEHILAHFWEMEHLVKNREWDLHGVLVAAASRFVISAYREILALITGSDPNLERARQLFAGAAALPDAPWLSEKTRIKLARELKERDNSPQGHANRVEKLVPLRYELKNIYTSFLDTAEEGLEGLYKAGLPLDLGSLGIDRERGRFGLNNVRFLRNRYTLLDVARDLGFDREAEEIINRAYDSSF; encoded by the coding sequence ATGAGCTATTATCAACGCTATCTCGAGGTACATCCCCTCGATGTGTGCCCTGAAATCCTGATTTCTTCCGATGCCGTGTTGCATCTGCAGCGGAAACTTTCCGAAAGTGCCGGGCCTTCCCTTATACTGCTGGATCCCGATACGGAAAAAGCCGTATCCGCCTATCTGAACCCGGGAGACCTGGAAACCCGGGGAGATCCTCTTTACCGGTTGCCGGCAAATCCTCTTCCCAGCCTCGAACTGGTAAAGGAGATTGCCCGGGAAGCTGAGGAAAGAAAGGTAAAGCGTATAGTGGGTATCGGCAGCGGCGTTATCAGCGATTGTGCGAAGCAGGCCGCCTTCGAGGCCGGAATCGACAACTGGTGCCTGATGACAGCCGCCTCCGTGGATGCCTTTACCTCGGGTACTGCCGCCATCCGGGTGGAGGGGTATCATGAGTCCCTTCCCACCAGACCGACGGAGGCCGTATTCTGCGATCTGCGGATTCTTGCGGAGGCGCCCCGGCGTTTGACCCTCTCCGGGCTTGGAGACATGGCGGGAAAGTTCATTGCCGTCCCCGACTGGCGCATGAGTTCCATGGTTACGGGAGAGTTTTTTAACGAAGATGCGGCGAATTTTGCCTCAGGATCCGCCAGTCTGGCCCTCAGGGATATCGACAGCATTCTCTCCGGATCAGAAAGGGGATGTACGAATGCCGCAGATGCCCTGCTGACATCCGGTCTCATAATGCAGAGTCTGAAAAGCTCACGCCCCGCTTCGTCGACGGAACATATTCTGGCACACTTCTGGGAGATGGAGCATCTGGTGAAGAACCGGGAATGGGACCTGCACGGCGTTCTGGTAGCCGCGGCCTCCCGTTTTGTTATTTCCGCCTACCGCGAAATTCTTGCCCTGATTACCGGTTCTGATCCGAACCTGGAACGGGCTCGGCAGCTCTTTGCCGGTGCTGCAGCTCTTCCTGATGCTCCCTGGCTTTCCGAAAAAACCAGGATAAAACTGGCAAGGGAGCTGAAAGAACGGGACAACAGTCCGCAGGGGCATGCAAACAGGGTGGAGAAGCTTGTGCCCCTGAGATATGAGCTGAAGAATATATATACATCCTTCCTCGATACCGCAGAAGAGGGTCTTGAAGGTCTGTATAAAGCCGGACTTCCCCTGGATCTGGGGTCCCTTGGAATCGACAGGGAACGCGGGCGCTTCGGACTCAATAATGTCCGCTTCCTTCGCAACCGCTATACCCTTCTGGACGTCGCCCGGGACCTGGGTTTTGACAGGGAAGCCGAAGAAATTATCAACCGGGCCTACGACTCATCCTTTTAG
- the lon gene encoding endopeptidase La codes for MKLNKLPIFSPKQELPLIPMRELVVFPYMVIPFFAEKGPKNKALEAAMASDRMVFFAYQKNLNEPPEETDYHETGTVAKILQMLKLPDGTVRVLAEGKHRARLTRTFDRKGYPTASFSLIESSVELNPTIAALMNTVQDAFGAYGTINKKIPKDSQEDIRKAEHPDKLVDLVCAHVPFRVEKKIELLSSSDPEERLEILAVALEGENQVLQIQSRITSKVKKKLERNQREYFLNEQLKEINRELGRDDQDSSGTNELLTRIEERQPPQEVLDKAKKESARLGKLQPMSPESGVLRTYLEWIADLPWSSRSEDNRDIEAAARILDEDHFNMKKPKERILDFIAVRQLNPRLKGPILCFVGPPGTGKTSLGKSVARALNREFIRISLGGVRDEAEIRGHRKTYVGALPGKIIQGMKRAENINPVFLLDEIDKLNSDFRGDPASAMLEVLDPEQNNSFVDHYLEVPYDLSEVMFITTANSTHSIPYPLLDRMEIIEVPGYSDYEKAEIAKRFIVPKQLEENGLSWADVKFQDKALMEIINSYTMESGVRNLEREIATVIRKTAREAVKGGYTREEKREQEHFTVQITPKKVRSYLGQPRYQRNDLHKERRAGIALGLAWTEMGGTLLPVEVGVFEGSGELILTGSLGDVMKESARAALSFLRTHAEELGLDTAFAKERDIHIHVPEGAIPKDGPSAGITLTSAMLSAFTGHLIREGIAMTGEITLTGLMLPIGGVKEKVLAAYRNDLNEVLLPERNRKDALDLPREVTGKLKLRYASSIREALGILFTEYSE; via the coding sequence ATGAAGCTGAACAAACTGCCGATTTTTTCTCCGAAACAGGAGCTCCCTCTCATACCCATGAGGGAGCTTGTTGTTTTTCCCTACATGGTCATTCCCTTCTTTGCCGAAAAGGGCCCCAAAAACAAGGCCCTTGAGGCCGCGATGGCTTCGGACAGGATGGTCTTTTTCGCCTATCAGAAAAACCTGAACGAACCGCCGGAGGAGACTGATTATCACGAAACCGGTACGGTGGCGAAAATCCTTCAGATGCTCAAGCTTCCCGACGGGACTGTCAGGGTCCTTGCCGAGGGCAAACATCGGGCCCGGCTTACCCGGACCTTCGACAGAAAGGGCTACCCCACCGCCTCTTTTTCGCTTATCGAGTCCTCTGTGGAGCTGAATCCCACCATCGCGGCCCTGATGAATACCGTTCAGGATGCCTTCGGCGCCTACGGCACCATAAACAAGAAAATTCCCAAGGACTCCCAGGAAGACATCCGCAAGGCCGAGCATCCGGACAAGCTGGTGGATCTTGTGTGCGCCCATGTTCCCTTCAGGGTTGAAAAGAAGATCGAGCTGCTTTCATCTTCGGATCCGGAGGAGCGCCTGGAAATCCTCGCTGTAGCGCTGGAGGGAGAGAACCAGGTTCTTCAGATTCAGAGCAGGATTACCTCCAAGGTCAAGAAAAAGCTTGAACGAAACCAGCGCGAATACTTTCTCAATGAACAGCTCAAGGAGATCAACCGCGAACTCGGGCGGGACGACCAGGATTCCAGCGGCACCAATGAGCTGCTTACCCGCATCGAAGAACGTCAACCTCCCCAGGAGGTTCTGGACAAGGCCAAAAAAGAGTCAGCCCGCCTTGGCAAGCTGCAGCCCATGTCTCCGGAATCCGGTGTGCTCCGTACATATCTTGAATGGATCGCCGATCTTCCCTGGAGCTCCCGTTCGGAGGATAACCGCGATATAGAAGCGGCTGCGCGAATCCTCGATGAAGATCATTTCAACATGAAAAAACCCAAGGAACGTATCCTTGACTTTATCGCCGTCCGGCAGCTGAATCCCCGGCTCAAAGGGCCCATCCTCTGCTTTGTCGGTCCGCCGGGTACGGGTAAAACCTCTCTTGGCAAATCCGTCGCCCGGGCTCTGAACCGTGAGTTTATCCGCATATCCCTGGGGGGCGTGCGGGACGAGGCGGAAATCCGGGGCCACCGCAAAACCTATGTCGGCGCACTGCCGGGGAAAATCATCCAGGGGATGAAACGGGCGGAGAACATAAACCCGGTTTTCCTGCTCGATGAGATTGACAAGCTCAATTCCGACTTCCGGGGCGACCCCGCTTCCGCCATGCTGGAGGTTCTTGATCCGGAACAGAACAACTCCTTTGTCGACCATTATCTCGAGGTCCCCTATGACCTTTCGGAGGTCATGTTCATAACGACGGCCAACTCCACCCACTCGATTCCCTATCCCCTGCTTGACCGCATGGAAATCATCGAGGTTCCGGGGTATTCGGATTACGAAAAGGCGGAAATCGCCAAGCGTTTCATTGTTCCCAAGCAGCTGGAAGAGAACGGCCTCTCCTGGGCGGATGTGAAGTTTCAGGACAAGGCGCTTATGGAGATTATCAACTCCTACACCATGGAATCCGGGGTGCGAAACCTTGAGCGGGAAATCGCCACGGTAATACGGAAAACCGCCAGGGAAGCCGTAAAAGGCGGTTATACCCGGGAAGAAAAACGGGAACAGGAGCATTTTACCGTCCAGATCACTCCAAAAAAAGTACGTTCCTACCTTGGCCAGCCCAGGTACCAGCGGAATGACCTTCACAAGGAGCGGCGGGCCGGTATAGCCCTGGGCCTGGCCTGGACTGAGATGGGCGGCACCCTGCTTCCCGTGGAGGTCGGCGTTTTTGAAGGCTCGGGGGAACTGATTCTGACCGGCAGTCTGGGAGACGTCATGAAGGAGTCAGCCCGTGCTGCCCTCTCCTTCCTGAGGACCCATGCTGAAGAACTTGGTCTCGACACCGCTTTCGCGAAGGAACGGGACATTCATATCCACGTGCCCGAAGGGGCCATACCCAAGGATGGTCCTTCCGCCGGTATAACCCTTACCTCGGCAATGCTGAGTGCCTTCACCGGCCATCTGATACGGGAAGGGATCGCCATGACCGGAGAGATAACCCTTACCGGACTCATGCTTCCCATTGGAGGGGTCAAGGAAAAAGTCCTGGCCGCCTACCGCAACGACCTTAACGAGGTGCTTCTGCCGGAACGGAACCGGAAGGATGCCCTGGATCTTCCCCGGGAAGTAACGGGTAAACTGAAACTGAGGTACGCATCTTCCATCCGGGAGGCCCTGGGTATCCTTTTTACCGAGTACAGTGAGTAA